Proteins from one Drosophila gunungcola strain Sukarami chromosome 3R, Dgunungcola_SK_2, whole genome shotgun sequence genomic window:
- the LOC128252680 gene encoding synaptotagmin-4, which yields MAEEYIPDVSFMDTIVPAILGLTAAAVLSSVACICARQMRLRNKKQSQHDASFPFQPTRRPTAVRSPSGQPPHYLKKSPSPTGGKQMGLLSPMQDQSTSPIAQPNVRYGDEDEGPPQHPEHHNGNGNGNGNGNGNGNGNQLTVVDGGNGLKQSLHGSLHHSPVETIANGSVTITLDDQALTNGRELSVSDQYGKLGTIYFKLRYLAERNALMVSIIRCRGLPCKGGSGGTGDIPTGMNGRTQAATDPYVKLQLLPDKQHKVKTRVVRNTRNPVYDEDFTFYGLNMNDLQNMSLHFVILSFDRYSRDDVIGEVVCPLTSIEIGDISKEALSISKEIQPRSLKIRAQGRGELLISLCWQPAAGRLTVVLLKARNLPRMDVTGLADPYVKIYLLYNGQRIAKKKTHVKKRTLSPVFNESFAFDIPAAEGTGASLEGVSLELMLLDWDRVTKNEVIGRLELGGPNSSSTALNHWNEVCNSPRRQIAEWHKLNE from the exons ATGGCTGAAGAGTATATACCAGATGTCAGCTTCATGGACACAA TCGTGCCCGCCATCCTGGGGCTGACCGCGGCTGCGGTGCTCTCGTCGGTGGCCTGCATCTGCGCCCGGCAGATGCGCCTCCGGAACAAGAAGCAGAGCCAGCACGACGCCTCGTTCCCCTTCCAGCCGACCCGGCGACCGACCGCCGTTCGGTCGCCCAGCGGACAGCCGCCGCACTACTTGAAGAAGTCGCCCTCGCCCACGGGCGGCAAGCAGATGGGACTCCTGTCGCCGATGCAGGACCAATCCACCTCCCCGATCGCCCAGCCGAACGTGAGGTACGGCGACGAGGACGAGGGTCCGCCCCAGCACCCGGAGCACCACaacggcaatggcaatggcaatggcaatggcaatggcaatgggaaCGGCAACCAACTGACCGTGGTGGATGGTGGCAACGGGCTGAAGCAATCGCTGCACGGCAGCCTCCACCACTCGCCGGTGGAGACGATCGCCAATGGGAGCGTGACCATCACCCTGGACGACCAGGCGCTGACCAACGGGAGGGAGCTGTCCGTGAGCGACCAGTACGGGAAGCTGGGCACCATCTACTTCAAGCTGCGCTACCTGGCCGAGCGGAACGCCCTGATGGTCTCCATAATCCGCTGCCGCGGACTGCCCTGCAAGGGGGGGTCGGGTGGCACCGGGGACATACCCACCGGCATGAACGGACGCACTCAGGCGGCCACGGACCCGTACGTcaagctgcagctgctgccggACAAGCAGCACAAGGTGAAGACCCGCGTGGTGCGCAACACCAGGAACCCGGTCTACGACGAGGACTTCACCTTCTACGGCCTGAACATGAACGACCTGCAGAACATGTCGCTGCACTTCGTCATCCTCAGCTTCGACCGGTACTCGCGCGACGACGTCATCGGCGAGGTGGTCTGCCCCCTGACCTCCATCGAGATCGGCGACATTTCCAAGGAGGCCCTGTCCATCAGCAAGGAGATTCAGCCCCGCAGCCTGAAGATTCGCGCCCAGGGCCGCGGCGAGCTGCTCATCTCGCTCTGCTGGCAGCCAGCCGCCGGTCGTCTCACCGTGGTCCTGCTCAAGGCCCGCAACTTGCCGCGCATGGACGTCACCGGTCTGGCCGATCCCTACGTCAAGATCTATCTCCTCTACAATGGCCAACGCATCGCCAAGAAGAAGACGCACGTCAAGAAGCGCACTCTGAGTCCCGTCTTCAACGAGAGCTTCGCCTTCGACATTCCCGCCGCCGAG GGCACTGGCGCCAGTCTTGAGGGTGTGTCTTTGGAGTTGATGCTGCTCGACTGGGATCGCGTGACCAAGAATGAG GTCATCGGTCGCTTGGAGCTGGGCGGACCGAACTCGAGCAGCACCGCCTTGAACCACTGGAACGAGGTGTGCAACTCGCCCCGCCGCCAGATCGCCGAGTGGCACAAGCTGAATGAGTAG